A window of Thermoanaerobacterium sp. PSU-2 genomic DNA:
ATTTCTACGCTTTTAACAAGCATTTCTCTGTCACTAAGTTTTTTCACAAAATGTGTTGGAATGCCTTCTTTTTCAAGTAGCTCAAACAAAATCGCAGATATTTCATTGTTTAACACACCTTTATTTTGAATAGTGCCTTTTTTTATACCGTTAAATGCTGTAGCATCATCTTTGTACTCAATAATGTAATAATCCTCATCTGTAGTCTTATAGACCCTTTTTGCTTTACCTTCGTACAACATGTTTAACTTTTCCATTATAAAATCTCCCCCTGTAATTTTTTATCTTTTTCAATAACTTCCTCTGCCAAATTCTTTTTGTACTCAACGATTTTTTCCATGATCTCAGGATACTTTACTCCAAGTATCTCTACTGCCAACAATGCCGCATTGTACGCTCCGTCTATGGCAACAGTGGCAACTGGTATCCCCTGAGGCATTTGAACAGTAGACAAAAGCGAATCCAAACCATCTAATGTAGATGATTTTACAGGAACTCCAATGACAGGAAGCGGCGTCATAGATGCCATGACACCAGCTAAATGAGCTGCTTTT
This region includes:
- the purE gene encoding 5-(carboxyamino)imidazole ribonucleotide mutase, translating into MAKVAVVMGSDSDFPLMKKALDVFKQFGIDYDVRVISAHRTPDVAHDFAKNAVYKGCEVIIAAAGKAAHLAGVMASMTPLPVIGVPVKSSTLDGLDSLLSTVQMPQGIPVATVAIDGAYNAALLAVEILGVKYPEIMEKIVEYKKNLAEEVIEKDKKLQGEIL